The Rhipicephalus sanguineus isolate Rsan-2018 chromosome 7, BIME_Rsan_1.4, whole genome shotgun sequence genome includes a window with the following:
- the LOC119398526 gene encoding uncharacterized protein LOC119398526: protein MFSATKDQSASSRGTAQFSTSSNDYRIVLPRLPTGKLVADSVFLHADLAGRPYRAQDFRDALRNIIDLADITSIGQFQMSHVWMVTCRTALSKVKIVTCGEFFVRGRRCVVIDPEPTEVKMKLLWLPERLEDIYVHEAFQPFGKIKSISAETWRVSEMEQMRTLNRDVVLALGDGVRVSDIPHLLSVCGLQSLVLIPGRPPLCLRCNKVGHIRRHCRTPRCEDCRRFGHTAEECVATYANKLRHRMRPPEDAFPEHIMDATEVLDATGDLPHAAVAEPCAVDKDAASDSAGAENSKQASNTVDVTDSGEKEAVPAHDSVLTQKESPSSNADVETPREKLTSADVRESVDVSISKRPASSNPETSEESDSAVGPRQSRRRRSSKHAGKCRRSRSRRPGGGNGEHSRAPSPPDRRMQL, encoded by the coding sequence ATGTTCTCCGCTACAAAGGATCAATCGGCTTCAAGCCGAGGTACTGCCCAGTTTTCTACCAGCAGTAATGACTACCGTATCGTCCTGCCCCGTCTTCCTACTGGTAAGCTCGTCGCTGACTCCGTTTTCCTGCATGCAGACCTTGCTGGCCGCCCATACCGAGCGCAGGACTTTCGAGATGCCCTCCGGAATATTATAGACCTTGCTGATATAACCTCGATCGGGCAATTTCAAATGTCACATGTCTGGATGGTGACTTGCAGGACTGCGCTATCTAAAGTGAAGATAGTAACCTGTGGTGAATTCTTTGTTCGAGGACGAAGATGCGTCGTTATAGACCCTGAACCCACGGAAGTTAAAATGAAGCTGTTATGGCTCCCTGAACGCCTGGAAGATATTTATGTGCACGAAGCCTTTCAGCCTTTCGGAAAGATCAAGTCGATTTCAGCGGAAACTTGGAGGGTGTCAGAAATGGAACAGATGAGGACCCTTAACCGAGACGTTGTACTGGCACTTGGTGACGGAGTCCGTGTCTCCGACATCCCGCATCTGCTCTCAGTTTGTGGTCTACAAAGCCTAGTGCTGATTCCCGGCAGGCCACCTTTATGCCTTCGTTGCAACAAAGTAGGACATATTCGTCGACACTGCAGGACACCACGCTGCGAAGATTGTCGGCGGTTTGGACACACGGCTGAAGAATGTGTGGCGACGTATGCCAATAAATTACGACATCGCATGCGACCACCTGAAGATGCGTTTCCAGAACATATCATGGACGCTACGGAAGTCCTCGATGCAACGGGAGACCTTCCACATGCTGCCGTCGCTGAGCCCTGTGCTGTTGACAAGGACGCAGCTAGTGACAGTGCTGGAGCGGAGAACTCTAAACAAGCGTCAAACACCGTAGATGTGACAGACAGCGGAGAGAAGGAAGCAGTACCTGCACATGATTCAGTATTGACACAAAAGGAAAGCCCCAGCAGTAATGCTGATGTAGAAACGCCACGTGAGAAGCTAACTAGTGCCGATGTGCGAGAATCCGTCGATGTTTCTATAAGTAAGCGCCCTGCATCGTCAAACCCTGAGACGAGTGAGGAAAGTGACTCGGCGGTTGGCCCAAGACAATCACGACGTCGGAGATCATCAAAGCATGCAGGAAAGTGCAGACGTTCAAGATCAAGGAGGCCTGGCGGCGGTAACGGGGAGCATTCGCGCGCCCCTTCCCCACCAGACCGGCGTATGCAGCTCTGA